ATGTTTTCTGGTTGTCTGTCCATACACCTGGACGTCCTCATGTGGTTACGTCAGTAACTTCAGTTACGTTCAGTATCTGAACGAGTCAGATTTGGTGGTTAAAAGTAAAGGTCAATGTGAACtcacatctgtctcattcttgtgaacacatcATCTGAAGAAGGTCTGGAGGGAGTTTCCATTAATTTGGTACAAATATCCACTTGCACTCAAATATTAACTGATatgaatttggtggtcaaaggtgaaggtcactgtgacctcacataaCATGATCACAGTGGAATGcatgttttcatagacatggatgtaaactgtcaGTGCAACTTGATGGTTTGCAGAGGTGTACAACtgcaaggcagtaattctagtttagcTGAACATTATGAAAATTGTGAATCCTGCATGCCTCTTTCAAGTTCCACTTTCCCTCCTCTGTAGGTATCCTGTCTTATCTGGCAGACCGTCCACCACCTCAGTACATTCATCCCAGCAGCCTCAACATGGACGGGACGCTCTCTGTGACCAGCAACAATCCCTCAGGTCTGGACCCCTACAGTGGCCCTGGTGGCCCACTGGAGCAGGGCCTGGTGCCCATGGACTCCAGACAAGTCAGCGGCCAGGGGGATCTCCACCAGACTGGCGCTCATGAGCTGGACTCTACAGGACTGGCAATGGAGTCACGTGTCAGCAGCCCCATGTCCCCGGACCGGATGGGAGAGGAGCTGGCCACCATGGATGGGGTTGGGGTGGTGGCGGTGTCTGACACCCAGCAGCAGCTGGGAGGAGGAAGGCAGCCTCAGCCGCATGAAGGACTGACAGGGGTGGACTCTTCTGGTGGGGTGATGCCCCTGCACGGACCCCCTGTGCTTGAACTACCGGTGGTGATGGAGCCGGATCACATGGGGGGCCGAGTGGGGAACGctgggggaggaggagcaggaggactcGGGGAGCAGCTTCACACAAATGGGGAGCTGAATTCAGGTGTTGTGAGTGTGGTGCTCACTGGCTCCATGGCCAGCCAGGGCCCGCTGGAGCCGGTGTCGCTTCATGGACACTCTGGGATGGGACTGGAGGCAGTGAATGTGTCCCCCATCACTGCAGAGGTGTCTTTGGGACCAGAAAACAACCTGGTGCTGGTTAATTCAACCCTGCAGCTGGAGGATTCTACCTCCAACAAGGAGAACATGGTCACTGCCTACACCATCTGTGAGTGTTTCTAATAGTTTCTTCAGACATTAAAATGGATTTGGGGTTCATGTTTTTGGATCTGACCAAAGTATTTGAAATCATATACTgctaaaaatactatttttcttttccaccaaaatctattatttactttaaagtCATTGTAACTAGCAGTCATAGAATTTAAATCAAAAGAGCACAGTGTACATTAAGCAAATACCAGTGTTTTTGCTATTATTGTGTCTCAGGGTGCACACTGTGTGAGCGCTCATATACCTCAGACTGCCCAGAGCACGGCCCGGTCACCTTCATCCCCGACGCCCCGATCCAAAGCCGGGCTCGCCTCTCCCTGCCGCGTCCACTGTGCCTGCGCATCTCAGTGGCTGACGAACCGCTCGGTAAGAGAATAAACCACCTTGTTAAAAGGTTTTCTGTTTTAGGGGGCACATTTTTCTCCACCCCTCCCTAGacccatttttgtcttttgtgggAGGGATGGGTCTTCTGAAAGAGACAGCAGGTCATCAGTATATAccttataaaatgaaaaacctgAATTGAGATATAACtcagcactttgtgtttttctagtcataaatatgttttttaaaaaatggggttTTGGTCAGATACCtattaaaacaccaaacaaaagtttaagGTGCACAGGGGCTTAAAAGAACATTATGATGGAAGTATATGATAGCCATTCCTATGCTAAGTTATGTCTCCTAAAACAGGCAATTTTGGGGTTGATGCCATTTGTGACAcaaatttggtgcaaaaaaatgctgcttgaaaactgattgaaaaaaaacacacataaaacatttgGTACACCATAATAATTGGATTACTGACAAAATGTTACACCCTCTTTAGGGGTTTTTGCAAGGGATGTCATTCCTCCAAGGACCTGCTTTGGACCAATGGTGGGCCAGCACTGTAGCAACGTGGATCTCTCCGATTGGCCTGAAAAGGACACACCACAAATATGGAAGGTCAGTGTGGTGGCTGCGGTTGGACTGTGGGTTGTCACAGTCACTGCAAAATCATTCCAAACAGATGAACCCATTTCTCTGTTTCAGATGTACCACAACAATGTGCTGGAATTCTACATCGTGACGACAGATGAGAACGAGTGCAACTGGATGATGTTTGTACGCAAAGCGAGGTATGACACAGAGCTGGAGGAAGATCAAGAcaattcagctgttttcttgAAATTGTTACTGCATGTGATCTTAATTATCTAATATGCCATGAGCCCATatgttaaacatttcttttgttatgtgtgcatatgtgtgtgtttaggacCCGTGAGGAGCAGAACCTGGTGGCTTACCCCGCCAACGGTAAACTGTTCTTTTGTACGACCACAGAGATCCACCCGGATCAGGAGCTGCTCTTCTACTACAGCAGAGACTACTGCAGGCTGATGGGTGAGGCAGATGattccaaatgtttttaaaaagctgcaccGATGTTTCTGTTAATTGACCATATTATCATCTGTTGCGTCTCCACAGGTATTCCCCAGGTGCCCGAGGGCCAGATCTGCCAATGTGGCAAAGAGTGCTCCTCCTTCTCTGAGCTCAAGTCTCATCTTAGCAGCCATAACAGTAACCACAGCCATAACCCACCTCCACACAGCCACAGTCCTCCGCAGCAGGACCACActcagcaacagcagcaaccacagcaacagcagcagcaagagCCACAACCACAGCAACACACTCACCAGGAAGAGAAGCTGACCAACGGGACCTcgagctcctcctcctccccatgGCCCTGCCACGCCCACGCTGCAGGACAGACTAACAGtgataacagcagcagcaggggcgACAGTAATAGAAACTCTAATAACGTAACCTCCAGGGCTAAAGGTCAGGGTCATGCTCGGGAGAAGAAGTTCAAATGCAGCATGTGTTCGCGGGCGTTTATCACATCCACTAAGCTCAATGTGCACTTCATGGGGCACGTAGGGATGAAACCGCACAAGTGTGAATACTGCAGTAAGGCCTTCAGCGATCCCAGCAACCTCAGGATGCACCTCAAGATTCACACAGGTGAGTATGGCGATAACTGAAGTGTAAAGGGTTATGATTTTTGGCTGTCAATCTTTTAATCTGATGCTTGCCAAGAACGGAAATAAGTGTACTTCATGATGTGTgtgctttaaaacattttccacttctattgcacttttttttccataccaACAGGTCAGAAGAACTACAGATGCTCTGTGTGCGAGAAATCATTTACCCAGAAATCCCACGTGGCGTCACATATGCTCATCCACACCGGTGCAGAGAAGCTCAAGTGTGACCTCTGTGACCGGGCGTTCATCAGGAAACACGACCTGAAACAACACATGTTCTCTCACACGCAGTATGTCACTGTTACAATTGCACTCTAGATCAAAATGTAGAGTTGAATGGTTATTTTATGAGTTGGCAGCAAGGGTTCGGCAGAAATGTAGTCAAAGAGACGATAAAGCGGGGCGTGATTTAGGGTGTGGCTACCAGGTGATTTGGCAAGTTGCTGCAATGGCAGTGTCTTCTGCTTcacagtcagatccacccctcgctcctccacagctccactgTTTGGTCCAAACATAGTCACTTTTGGCGCCAAAAACCCAACATAGTTACAGCCATAACAGCACACTTGGTTTGAAAACATTAGTTCACAAACCAGTTGTTGGCGTCACAGTGACAACATCCATTTCTTTCATATATAGTCAGTGGTTGGCATACTCAAGTATTGTGGTCTGTTTCACAGCGAGTCATTTaagttctctctctcttttgcaaaaatatatatcttgaGATTAcccaatgcaaaaaaagttatattatcTGCGTATTGTCTTTCCACTCTTTCCCTTCCCCACCACAGTGAGCGGCGGATACAGTGTCCAAAGTGCAACAAACATTTCCTCAAGACCAACCACCTGAAGAAGCACATGAACTCTCACGAGGGTCGGAGAGACTTTGTCTGTGAGAAATGCCACAAAGCTTTCCTCACCAAATACCACCTCACCCGCCACCTCAAAATATGCAAAGGGCCCAAGACGGAAAGGGCGTCGCGTAAGGAGCAGGATGCGGACGAGgaagaagacgaggaggaggaagaggaggacgatgacagaggaagaggagagagattGGGTGACTCAGCCAGTAATGAAGACTGTGGCTTAGATGTCGGAGGATATAACTCTGAAAAGTCCCTGTCACCCCCTCATTGACGACACTGTGCCTCTTGAGatgtattgtttatttatttactgtaatacTGATGTTTACCTCTAGTTTTTGCCAAATATCAGTTACTTTGTCATAGATTAATTTGCAACATCATACATAATCAATACTTATTAACTGCCACATTTTACATGATACAACTTTACCAATGCGTTATGTTAAGTCTCACTCGAGCATACCAGTGCTGCTAAAATAATCTTTGTCATATTATAAGCCAACTGATGAAGATCTGACTGTATTTCTACAAAGCTTCTTTTCGTCTAACTCAGGCCTGTCTAATCTTGGTTGATGGGATTCATATAAGCTATCTTTCACTCATAATTATTCCctattctgtttctttttttgactgACTCAATAACATGGAATGAATGGCTCATTTGTAGTCGCACAATAATGTCAATTAAAACTTCTGATGCCATATTCTTGCCTTTTAGTCCTGATAATGTGTTATTGCTATGTGAcctgtgcttttactttttatttattaaaagcaggttttgtatttgtatgtatatcttttttttaatttaatatttctgtgtgAATGGATGTGAGCCTCTTGAAAACAGAAATCTGGGCATTAATGTGATATTTCTTATTGCGTGAGTGGTGaccaaaagttaaaatgttagagctccatcctatctgttgtattatgttttaataaatgacatttacagctgtttttaattttgtaaaatcatATACATGATAGCATAAATTACACCTTCACTGActacattattttgttgtatcAGTAACGGGTGGGGGAAAAGTCAAAACAGCGTATCACTATTTTTTTGTAGCAATATTGTTCTTTTACACTGatgcaaaaaatcaaatatttctattacacaaattattaatattacagatacaaattacatttttggtaaCATACCTACAATTGCTTTTTTCAGTTCACTAGATACATCTTGCTgcaaaagaaattgcacaataTATTTTATCGCAATACTCAGCGTAACGGGACACATTTAACATAGCAATAATACTATATTGTGGCTTAAGaatcatgataatattgtattgtggggTGTCTGCTCATTCCTGCCCtgagttaatatttttttaatttttttaatgatcatgAACTGCTTGTCATTTTCTTACCTTCCTGCTGTTCATTCATTGTGATCACTCAAACCGTGCGGGTAAAATAGAGAGATCCCCCCCCACCTGGCCATGTAAATATCTcactgtttctttattttattttattttatatttatttctctaaATTCTtcattgaataaataaagatacaTTACCATGTGGTAAACACAGAACTGCCCATACCAGAGGTTCATAtctatacaaaataaaatataaattcaggATAATGTATTATAGCTTTATATGGGTTaggtttgtacttttttttttttttttacaacctgcACTATTAAGGGAAAATAGCCAAATTCAGGCGTAAATATTGCAAAGATTTCATACTTTTCATGCACAAATGGTcaatttcataattttgtatattttttattagaaaCAGACAAGAAACTATTGTCTCTAACTTGATTTTTCTTCTGTAGTAATTTATCTTTATACtttttatgttatgtgtatgttttggttgttgttgtttttttttctttagtgacCGGAAGTACGTACTGTAGCTTCCgcttgaaatacaaaaatatgcagCGCCGCGTTTGTCATTCACTTCAGCGTGGTATGAATTAACTATAAAGTTATTTTCTACTcgttgtatttgtgttttgcttgCATTTTTGCGGTATAAAATTCTGTATTACTGGTTATTTATTGTACACCGAAACTAAACTTTGCCCGCCGAATTTTTTACTGTTCATATGTAAGCTAGCTAACTTTAGCTAACCGTTTAGCTAGCAGGTCGGCTAACTATAACCTACCGTAAGTCAAGTAGCTACAGTTGTCATGCCaaataatgtcatttaatgtttGGCTAAAGGATAATTGTTTGTTCTGTAACTTAACGCAGCGTCTTTGCTGTAAAATAATGTCGTAGTCTTGGATGTAGCACAGTGCCTGCTCGTGTTGTGTCAGTGTTATCCTCTGCTCCTCACTCAGCCTGAACACAACAGATGCATCATGTTGACCCCAGCGAAGGACGGGATGCCCAGTATGATAGACAGGGCtctgaggatgaggagggaggAACAGGCTCGGCAGGTGGTCCTGGCCTGGGCTGTGCTCAACGTGTCTCTAGCTGGCATGATTTACACTGAAATGTAAGTCTTTTCCAAGTTCAGTAATGTGCTCTTTTGCAATCAGATGTAATTGAGCGCTGATTCACTGTCCCACCATCTCCAGTCTCTCCTCTTCCAGTGTGCAGTGTAATGATATGTGTCTCTTGTTATTTGTTAGGTCTGGGAAATTGCTGAGTCGATACTACAACATCACCTACTGGCCTATCTGGTACATCGGTGAGGTCcattactttattatttgttaaagGATGGCTGCTTGAGCTGTAAAGTCATAAGGTTTCTTCAATTAGAGGTCTAGTGTGTATGATTTAATGGCATCTATtagcagaaatggtatatattTACCATAACTATGTATTAGGGATCGACCGATattagtttttcagggccgatacagaTAGCGATGATacgtagttaatgagaccgataactgatactTGGAagcaatatgcatttacaataaaaattacaatctatctgttaatatttagattttggattATAACAAgcttcaacacaaaactttgtttaaaaggcttttggcaaattttaaatcaaaacggaaactttcaacataaacttcaaagcaacttttttttaaagtcaaatgataatttaaataaaaaaatattaaataattttaaaaaaagaaaacgctccctgaggttttacaaagtaaaagtttctcccatACTGACATGTCGTTTCTATCATAGTCCTGACaggaaaaaccaaacactggctccacaTAAGGCCAGTCgtgtttttgttctgcttcGTAGTTATCCTACATATTTGGGACACAGGAGATGTTTTAGTTCTGCAATTAAATCCTAtcacactggacctttcaatgatattatattttaaaatgaaataaattttgaaacagacagacaccaAGTTTTTATAAGTGTGTGCTTCTCCTCTGTCCTTATTTACAGAACTGGTGCTAGCCTCTCTGTTTAGCCTCAATGCTCTTTTTGACTTctggaaatattttaaatacacaatggCTCCCTCCACCATTTCTGTAACCCCTGAACAGCATCACCTCCTGGGTCTGAGAAACACAGGTGAGGCTCTTTTTTCTCCTGAagaatttttaataaatacatttcgtTCTCTAGTTTTGTGTAAGGGACATAAGCATTTTGGTTGTTGTCTGTCTCTGAAGGTATTCAGGCTTCT
This genomic interval from Plectropomus leopardus isolate mb chromosome 22, YSFRI_Pleo_2.0, whole genome shotgun sequence contains the following:
- the prdm4 gene encoding PR domain zinc finger protein 4, encoding MNDMNLSPVGMDQLSVPSVSASHLGLPTSPTHNPIPTPGMPVAIPSLGPSLGSLPSALSLMLPMGPLSDRGVMCGLPERNYSLPPPPYPHLESSYFRHILPGILSYLADRPPPQYIHPSSLNMDGTLSVTSNNPSGLDPYSGPGGPLEQGLVPMDSRQVSGQGDLHQTGAHELDSTGLAMESRVSSPMSPDRMGEELATMDGVGVVAVSDTQQQLGGGRQPQPHEGLTGVDSSGGVMPLHGPPVLELPVVMEPDHMGGRVGNAGGGGAGGLGEQLHTNGELNSGVVSVVLTGSMASQGPLEPVSLHGHSGMGLEAVNVSPITAEVSLGPENNLVLVNSTLQLEDSTSNKENMVTAYTIWCTLCERSYTSDCPEHGPVTFIPDAPIQSRARLSLPRPLCLRISVADEPLGVFARDVIPPRTCFGPMVGQHCSNVDLSDWPEKDTPQIWKMYHNNVLEFYIVTTDENECNWMMFVRKARTREEQNLVAYPANGKLFFCTTTEIHPDQELLFYYSRDYCRLMGIPQVPEGQICQCGKECSSFSELKSHLSSHNSNHSHNPPPHSHSPPQQDHTQQQQQPQQQQQQEPQPQQHTHQEEKLTNGTSSSSSSPWPCHAHAAGQTNSDNSSSRGDSNRNSNNVTSRAKGQGHAREKKFKCSMCSRAFITSTKLNVHFMGHVGMKPHKCEYCSKAFSDPSNLRMHLKIHTGQKNYRCSVCEKSFTQKSHVASHMLIHTGAEKLKCDLCDRAFIRKHDLKQHMFSHTHERRIQCPKCNKHFLKTNHLKKHMNSHEGRRDFVCEKCHKAFLTKYHLTRHLKICKGPKTERASRKEQDADEEEDEEEEEEDDDRGRGERLGDSASNEDCGLDVGGYNSEKSLSPPH